From the genome of Pseudomonas sp. AB6, one region includes:
- the hrpA gene encoding ATP-dependent RNA helicase HrpA produces the protein MTDESPSIDQLFKNLDHAMISDRHRLRRQLHELRKKPDDLKLAQWAGRAQASIAQVTARRESLPVIRYDDSLPIAAKRDEIKAALLKHQVLIIAGETGSGKTTQLPKICLEIGRGQHGLIGHTQPRRIAARSVASRVAEELGTPLGALVGYQVRFEDQSDSNTLIKLMTDGILLAETQHDRYLERYDTIIVDEAHERSLNIDFLLGYLKTLLPRRPDLKLIITSATIDLQRFSEHFDNAPIVEVSGRTFPVDTWYRPLTSQQDEEGNAIEDDLTVDQAILATLEELADFERSERKSPGDVLVFLPGEREIRDAAEMLRKAQLRHTEILPLYARLSPAEQQRIFQSHPGRRVVLATNVAETSLTVPGIRYVIDSGTARISRYSYRSKVQRLPIEAVSQASANQRKGRCGRVEPGLCVRLYSEEDFNGRPQFTDPEILRTNLAAVILQMLHLRLGEITDFPFIEPPDGKAITDGFNLLQELSAVNRDNQLTPLGRQLARLPVDPRMGRMLLEAAHQGSLQEILIVASAMSVQDVRERPPERQQAADQAHAQWKDIDSDFAGLVNLWRGFEEQRLALTASPLRNWCRKNFLNYLRLREWRDSHRQLSLICRDLQLTVNKEPADYAKLHKAVLSGLLSQIGQKAEEGDYLGARQRRFWIHPSSGLGKKRPQWLMAAELVETTKLYARMVAKIDADWIEPLAGHLIKKNHFEPHWEKKRGQVVAFEQITLFGLIVVARRPVHYGPIDPAVSRELFIREGLVRGEILSRAKCLTANTRLLETLDELEAKARRRDILADEDTLFSFYEARVPAEIHQTATFDSWYKVESQKNPQLLIMREEDVLAREASEITAAYYPDTLRLGDLTLALSYHFEPNHPRDGVTLRVPAPLLPMLPAERLEWLVPGLLETKCIALVRNLPKATRKNFVPVPDFIKAALERITFGEGSLPQALGRELLRMTGARVADEAWGEAAQQLENHLKMNLEILDGNGKFLGEGRELDALTARFAEASQAALAVPQTAKSQLPVEAKVFAPVAQKTQQNIAGLSMTVYPALVEESGTVKEGRFSTPAEAEFQHRRALQRLLLQQLAEPAKFLRGKLPGQTELALLHRDLGRVDGLIEDILLASLDSCILDGEANLPRDGAGLAGLAERKRGGWTEHAERLAKLTLEILTLWHGLQKRFKGKIDLAQAVALNDIKSQLSHLVYPGFVRETPMQWLKELPRYLKSVEMRLEKLSTQAQKDRVWSGELAGLWDQYQTRARKHAQEGKRDDELVIYRWWMEEYRVSLFAQQLGTKVPISDKRLSKQWGQVDS, from the coding sequence ATGACCGACGAATCGCCTTCTATCGACCAACTGTTTAAAAACCTCGACCACGCGATGATTTCTGATCGTCATCGCTTGCGCCGTCAGTTGCATGAGCTGCGCAAGAAGCCTGATGACCTCAAGCTGGCGCAATGGGCCGGGCGTGCGCAAGCTTCTATCGCCCAGGTCACGGCGCGGCGTGAAAGTCTGCCGGTGATTCGGTATGACGACAGCCTACCGATTGCCGCCAAGCGCGATGAAATCAAGGCGGCGCTGCTCAAGCATCAGGTGTTGATCATTGCCGGCGAAACCGGTTCGGGTAAGACCACCCAGTTGCCGAAGATTTGCCTGGAAATCGGTCGCGGCCAGCATGGCTTGATTGGGCATACACAGCCGCGTCGGATTGCCGCCCGCAGCGTCGCCAGCCGGGTGGCCGAAGAACTCGGTACGCCCTTGGGCGCGTTGGTGGGTTATCAGGTCCGTTTCGAAGACCAAAGCGACAGCAACACCCTGATCAAGTTGATGACCGACGGCATCCTGCTGGCCGAAACCCAGCACGATCGCTACCTGGAACGTTACGACACGATCATCGTCGACGAAGCCCACGAACGTAGCCTGAACATCGATTTTTTGCTGGGCTACTTGAAAACCCTATTGCCGCGCCGCCCGGACCTGAAGCTGATCATTACCTCGGCGACCATCGACTTGCAGCGCTTCTCCGAGCATTTCGACAATGCACCGATTGTCGAAGTCTCTGGCCGTACGTTCCCAGTGGACACCTGGTATCGCCCCCTGACCTCGCAACAGGACGAGGAGGGTAATGCGATTGAAGATGACCTGACTGTCGATCAGGCGATTCTGGCGACTCTGGAAGAGCTGGCAGACTTCGAACGCAGCGAGCGCAAAAGTCCCGGCGACGTACTGGTATTTTTGCCCGGAGAGCGAGAAATCCGCGACGCGGCAGAAATGCTGCGCAAGGCGCAACTGCGCCACACCGAGATTTTGCCGTTGTACGCACGCCTGTCGCCGGCCGAGCAACAGCGAATATTTCAGTCCCATCCGGGGCGTCGTGTGGTGTTGGCGACCAACGTGGCCGAAACTTCGCTGACCGTGCCAGGCATTCGTTACGTGATTGACAGCGGTACAGCGCGGATCAGTCGCTACAGCTATCGCTCCAAAGTTCAGCGCTTGCCGATCGAGGCCGTTTCCCAGGCCAGCGCCAACCAGCGCAAAGGCCGTTGCGGCCGGGTCGAGCCGGGTTTGTGCGTACGCTTGTACAGCGAAGAAGATTTCAACGGTCGGCCGCAATTCACCGATCCGGAAATCTTGCGGACCAACCTCGCCGCCGTGATCCTGCAAATGCTGCATTTGCGTCTGGGCGAGATCACCGACTTCCCGTTCATTGAACCCCCTGACGGCAAAGCCATTACCGACGGTTTCAACCTGCTGCAAGAGCTGTCAGCGGTCAACCGCGACAACCAGCTGACGCCGCTGGGTCGCCAGTTGGCGCGGTTGCCGGTGGACCCGCGCATGGGTCGCATGTTGCTCGAAGCCGCCCACCAAGGCAGCTTGCAAGAGATATTGATCGTCGCCAGCGCTATGTCCGTGCAAGACGTCCGCGAACGTCCGCCTGAGCGGCAGCAGGCGGCCGATCAGGCCCATGCGCAATGGAAAGACATCGATTCCGACTTTGCCGGGCTGGTCAATCTATGGCGCGGCTTTGAAGAGCAGCGCCTGGCCTTGACCGCCAGCCCGCTACGCAACTGGTGCCGAAAAAACTTCCTGAACTACTTGCGCCTGCGCGAGTGGCGCGACTCTCATCGGCAGTTGAGCCTGATCTGCCGCGACTTGCAGCTCACGGTCAACAAAGAACCGGCCGATTACGCCAAGCTGCACAAGGCAGTGCTCTCCGGTTTGCTCAGTCAGATCGGGCAGAAAGCCGAAGAGGGTGACTACCTTGGCGCCCGGCAACGGCGTTTCTGGATTCACCCCTCGTCCGGGTTGGGCAAGAAGCGCCCGCAATGGCTGATGGCCGCTGAGTTGGTCGAGACCACCAAGTTGTATGCGCGCATGGTAGCCAAGATCGATGCGGACTGGATCGAGCCGCTGGCCGGGCATTTGATCAAGAAAAATCATTTCGAGCCGCATTGGGAGAAAAAGCGCGGGCAGGTGGTCGCGTTCGAGCAAATTACCTTGTTCGGCCTGATCGTGGTCGCTCGGCGGCCGGTGCACTACGGCCCGATCGACCCTGCGGTTTCACGGGAATTGTTCATTCGCGAAGGCCTGGTGCGCGGTGAAATTCTATCTCGCGCCAAGTGCCTGACCGCCAACACCAGACTGCTGGAGACCCTTGACGAGTTGGAAGCCAAGGCCCGTCGCCGTGACATCTTGGCCGACGAAGACACGCTGTTCAGCTTCTACGAGGCACGTGTTCCAGCAGAGATTCATCAAACCGCGACCTTCGACAGTTGGTACAAGGTTGAAAGCCAAAAAAATCCTCAGCTATTGATCATGCGCGAGGAAGACGTGCTGGCCCGCGAAGCCAGCGAAATCACAGCGGCGTATTACCCGGACACGCTGCGGTTGGGTGACCTGACACTGGCGTTGAGTTACCACTTTGAGCCGAACCACCCCCGAGACGGCGTAACGTTGCGCGTTCCTGCGCCGCTACTGCCGATGTTGCCCGCCGAGCGGCTGGAGTGGTTGGTGCCGGGGTTGCTGGAAACCAAGTGCATTGCACTGGTGCGCAACCTGCCCAAAGCCACCCGCAAAAATTTCGTGCCGGTGCCGGACTTCATTAAGGCTGCGCTGGAGCGCATTACCTTCGGCGAAGGTTCGTTGCCCCAAGCGTTAGGCCGCGAATTGCTGCGCATGACTGGCGCACGGGTGGCGGACGAAGCGTGGGGCGAGGCGGCTCAGCAGCTCGAAAACCATCTGAAGATGAATCTGGAAATCCTCGACGGCAACGGTAAATTCCTCGGTGAAGGGCGTGAACTGGATGCCTTGACGGCACGCTTCGCCGAAGCCAGCCAAGCCGCGCTTGCCGTGCCGCAGACAGCCAAAAGTCAGCTCCCGGTGGAAGCCAAGGTCTTCGCCCCGGTAGCGCAAAAAACTCAGCAGAACATTGCCGGGCTGTCGATGACGGTCTACCCCGCGTTGGTTGAAGAGTCGGGCACGGTCAAAGAAGGGCGGTTCTCAACACCTGCCGAAGCCGAATTCCAACACCGCCGCGCCCTGCAGCGGTTGTTGCTACAGCAGCTCGCCGAACCGGCCAAATTTCTGCGCGGCAAGTTGCCGGGACAAACCGAGTTGGCGCTGCTGCATCGGGATCTAGGCCGGGTCGATGGCTTGATTGAGGACATTCTGCTCGCCAGTCTCGACAGCTGCATTCTTGACGGCGAAGCCAACCTGCCCCGCGATGGTGCCGGGCTGGCAGGGTTGGCAGAACGCAAACGCGGCGGCTGGACCGAGCACGCCGAGCGTTTGGCGAAGCTGACGCTGGAGATCCTGACCCTGTGGCACGGTTTGCAGAAGCGCTTCAAGGGCAAGATCGACTTGGCCCAAGCCGTGGCGCTCAATGACATCAAATCCCAGCTGAGTCATCTGGTGTATCCAGGCTTTGTCCGCGAGACCCCTATGCAGTGGCTAAAGGAATTGCCGCGTTATTTGAAGTCCGTCGAAATGCGCCTGGAAAAACTTTCCACTCAGGCGCAGAAAGACCGCGTCTGGAGTGGCGAGCTCGCAGGGCTATGGGACCAGTATCAAACCCGCGCCAGAAAGCATGCACAGGAAGGTAAACGTGACGATGAGTTGGTGATCTATCGCTGGTGGATGGAGGAATATCGGGTGTCGCTGTTCGCTCAGCAACTGGGCACTAAAGTGCCGATTTCCGATAAGCGACTGAGCAAGCAGTGGGGCCAGGTCGACAGTTGA
- a CDS encoding MerR family transcriptional regulator — protein MSMKIGEVAKRTGVSLDALRFYEEKGLIQPRRTANGYRLYSQETLQLLGYIKLAQQLGFSLAEIGKNMPLLWSDEGASKDLLGKLFAQKIALLDERVAQIQALRNALAERAVQVCPLLGNGMNNVS, from the coding sequence ATGAGCATGAAAATTGGAGAGGTCGCAAAGCGCACGGGCGTTTCCTTAGACGCATTACGGTTTTATGAAGAGAAGGGGTTGATCCAGCCTCGGCGAACCGCGAATGGCTACCGACTATACTCGCAGGAAACTCTACAGCTGCTGGGGTATATCAAGCTGGCGCAACAGCTCGGTTTTTCCTTGGCGGAGATTGGCAAGAATATGCCGTTGCTTTGGAGCGACGAAGGTGCGTCCAAAGACCTGTTGGGGAAGTTGTTTGCGCAGAAAATCGCGTTGCTGGATGAGCGTGTCGCTCAAATCCAGGCTCTGCGCAATGCGCTAGCCGAACGGGCGGTGCAGGTATGTCCCCTGCTCGGTAACGGCATGAACAACGTGTCTTGA
- the fadD1 gene encoding long-chain-fatty-acid--CoA ligase FadD1 yields the protein MIENFWKDKYPSGIAAQINPDEYPNIQAVLEQSCQRFADKPAFSNLGKTITYGELYQLSGAFAAYLQQHTSLQPGDRIALQLPNLLQYPIAVFGAIRAGLIVVNTNPLYTAREMEHQFNDSGAKALVCLANMAHLAETVLPKTKIEYVIITEVADLLPPLKRLLINCVIKYVKKMVPAYYLPKAIKFNDVLSKGRGLRVKDASPAANDVAVLQYTGGTTGVAKGAMLTHRNLIANMLQCKALMGSNLNEGCEILITPLPLYHIYAFTFHCMAMMLIGNHNILISNPRDLSAMVKELSKWKFSGFVGLNTLFVALCHSEEFRKLDFCALKVTLSGGMALQSAAAERWKEVTGCEICEGYGMTETSPVATVNPIQKIQIGTIGIPVPSTLCKVIDDAGNELALGATGELCVKGPQVMKGYWQRKEATDEMLDADGWLKTGDIAIIQPDGYLRIVDRKKDMILISGFNVYPNELEDVLALLPGVLQCAAIGIPDEKSGEAIKMFIVVKPGMSLTKEQVTEHMRANVTAYKVPRMLEFRDVLPTTNVGKILRRELRAEELKKLGLTK from the coding sequence ATGATCGAAAATTTTTGGAAGGATAAATACCCGTCTGGCATTGCTGCCCAGATCAATCCTGACGAGTATCCAAACATCCAGGCGGTGTTGGAACAGTCATGCCAACGGTTCGCCGACAAACCCGCTTTCAGCAATTTAGGCAAGACGATCACATACGGTGAGCTGTACCAATTGTCCGGTGCGTTTGCCGCCTACCTGCAGCAGCACACCTCGCTACAGCCAGGTGATCGTATCGCCTTGCAACTGCCCAATCTGTTGCAATACCCGATCGCTGTGTTTGGAGCCATCCGCGCCGGCTTGATCGTGGTAAACACCAATCCGCTTTACACTGCGCGGGAGATGGAGCACCAGTTCAACGACTCTGGCGCCAAGGCGTTGGTGTGTTTGGCGAACATGGCGCATCTGGCCGAGACTGTACTGCCCAAGACCAAAATCGAATACGTCATCATCACCGAAGTGGCTGACCTGTTGCCGCCACTCAAACGGCTGCTGATCAACTGCGTTATCAAGTACGTGAAGAAAATGGTCCCGGCGTACTACTTGCCTAAGGCGATCAAATTCAACGATGTGCTGAGCAAGGGCCGTGGCCTACGGGTTAAAGATGCCTCACCTGCTGCTAATGATGTTGCCGTGTTGCAATACACCGGCGGTACCACTGGCGTGGCTAAAGGCGCGATGCTGACGCACCGCAACTTGATTGCGAACATGCTGCAATGCAAGGCGTTGATGGGCTCCAACCTCAACGAAGGTTGCGAGATTCTGATTACGCCGCTTCCGCTTTACCACATCTATGCGTTCACTTTTCATTGCATGGCGATGATGCTCATCGGCAATCACAACATCCTGATCAGCAACCCGCGCGATCTGTCGGCGATGGTCAAGGAACTGTCAAAGTGGAAGTTCAGCGGATTCGTTGGCCTTAATACCCTCTTCGTAGCCCTGTGTCACAGCGAAGAGTTTCGCAAGCTGGACTTCTGCGCATTGAAAGTCACTTTGTCTGGCGGTATGGCCTTGCAATCAGCAGCGGCTGAGCGTTGGAAGGAAGTGACCGGATGCGAGATTTGCGAAGGTTATGGCATGACTGAAACCAGCCCGGTGGCGACGGTCAATCCGATTCAGAAAATCCAGATTGGCACCATCGGTATTCCAGTGCCATCAACGCTGTGCAAGGTGATTGATGATGCCGGCAACGAACTGGCGCTGGGTGCCACTGGTGAATTGTGCGTCAAAGGCCCGCAAGTGATGAAGGGTTATTGGCAGCGCAAAGAAGCTACGGATGAAATGCTTGACGCTGACGGTTGGCTGAAGACCGGTGACATCGCGATCATCCAACCGGACGGCTACCTGCGCATAGTCGATCGTAAAAAAGACATGATTTTAATCTCCGGTTTCAATGTTTACCCCAACGAACTGGAAGACGTGCTGGCCCTTCTGCCCGGGGTCTTGCAGTGCGCTGCCATTGGTATACCTGATGAAAAATCGGGCGAGGCGATCAAGATGTTCATCGTCGTCAAGCCAGGCATGAGCCTGACCAAAGAGCAGGTTACGGAGCACATGCGTGCCAACGTCACTGCATACAAAGTGCCGAGAATGCTGGAATTTCGCGACGTACTACCGACTACAAACGTCGGCAAAATCCTGCGTCGCGAACTACGTGCTGAAGAACTGAAAAAGTTGGGTTTGACCAAGTAA
- the fadD2 gene encoding long-chain-fatty-acid--CoA ligase FadD2, with translation MQPDFWNDKRPAGVLPEIDLNAYKSVVEVFERCCKKFADRPAFSNMGVTMTYAELERHSAAFTAYLQQQTDLQPGDRIAVQMPNLLQYPIAVFGALRAGLIVVNTNPLYTAREMRLQFKDSGARALVYLNIFGKLVQEVLPDTDIQYLIEVKMGDMQSAAKGWLVNTIVDKVKKMVPAFNLPQAISFKSVLKLGRGHPLKSVKRSLDDIAVLQYTGGTTGLPKGAMLSHGNLVANMQQVHACFLQHGPDGAPMFKEGQEVMIAPLPLYHIYAFTANCMCMMVTGNHNVLITNPRDIGGFIKELKNWRFSAVIGLNTLFVALMDHPEFKNLDFSNLKLTNSGGTALVKATAERWQQLTGCGIVEGYGLTETSPVASTNPHGDKARLGTVGFPVPGTAFKVIDDSGLELGLGERGELCIKGPQVMKGYWHRADATAEVFDAEGWLKTGDIAVIELDGFVRIVDRKKDMIIVSGFNVYPNEIEDVVMAHPKVANCAVIGIPDDRTGEAVKLFVVAREMGVSIEELKAYCKENFTGYKVPKQIVLRESLPMTPVGKILRRELRDIA, from the coding sequence ATGCAACCTGATTTCTGGAACGATAAACGCCCCGCCGGCGTGCTGCCTGAGATAGACCTAAACGCCTACAAATCGGTGGTCGAGGTGTTCGAACGTTGTTGCAAGAAGTTTGCGGACCGTCCGGCTTTCAGCAATATGGGGGTCACAATGACGTATGCCGAGCTTGAGCGTCACTCGGCCGCCTTCACCGCTTACCTGCAACAGCAGACTGATCTGCAGCCCGGCGATCGCATTGCCGTGCAAATGCCTAACTTGCTGCAATACCCCATCGCCGTATTCGGTGCGCTACGTGCCGGGCTGATTGTGGTTAACACCAATCCGCTCTACACCGCCCGTGAGATGCGCCTTCAGTTCAAGGATTCAGGCGCTCGGGCGCTGGTCTACCTGAATATTTTCGGCAAGCTGGTGCAGGAAGTGCTGCCCGATACCGACATTCAGTACCTGATCGAAGTGAAAATGGGCGATATGCAATCGGCGGCTAAAGGCTGGTTGGTCAATACCATCGTCGATAAGGTCAAGAAAATGGTCCCGGCGTTTAATCTGCCTCAGGCCATCTCGTTTAAAAGTGTGCTGAAACTAGGGCGTGGTCACCCGCTAAAAAGCGTCAAGCGCAGCCTCGACGACATCGCCGTGCTGCAGTACACCGGGGGTACCACCGGTTTGCCAAAAGGCGCAATGCTCAGTCATGGCAATTTGGTCGCGAACATGCAGCAGGTGCATGCCTGCTTCTTGCAGCACGGGCCAGATGGCGCCCCGATGTTCAAGGAAGGCCAAGAGGTAATGATTGCGCCGCTGCCGCTTTATCACATCTACGCTTTTACAGCGAACTGCATGTGCATGATGGTTACCGGCAATCACAACGTGCTGATCACCAATCCGCGGGACATTGGTGGCTTTATCAAAGAACTGAAGAACTGGCGTTTCTCGGCGGTGATCGGGCTGAATACGCTGTTCGTGGCGCTAATGGATCACCCTGAATTTAAGAACCTGGACTTCTCCAACTTGAAGTTAACCAACTCAGGGGGCACCGCGCTGGTCAAGGCCACCGCCGAACGCTGGCAGCAATTGACCGGGTGCGGGATCGTTGAAGGTTATGGCTTGACCGAAACTTCTCCAGTTGCCTCGACTAACCCGCATGGTGACAAGGCCCGGTTGGGTACGGTCGGTTTTCCAGTGCCTGGCACTGCATTTAAAGTCATCGATGACAGCGGATTAGAGTTGGGCTTGGGTGAGCGCGGCGAACTGTGCATCAAAGGTCCGCAGGTGATGAAGGGCTATTGGCATCGTGCCGACGCTACTGCTGAGGTATTTGACGCTGAAGGTTGGTTAAAAACCGGTGACATCGCGGTCATCGAATTGGACGGATTTGTGCGCATTGTTGATCGCAAGAAAGACATGATCATTGTCTCGGGCTTCAATGTGTACCCGAATGAAATCGAAGATGTGGTAATGGCTCACCCGAAAGTCGCCAACTGCGCAGTCATTGGTATTCCGGATGACCGCACCGGTGAGGCGGTGAAATTATTCGTAGTGGCCCGAGAGATGGGCGTCAGCATTGAGGAACTGAAAGCTTACTGCAAAGAAAATTTCACCGGTTATAAGGTGCCAAAGCAAATTGTGTTACGTGAGTCATTGCCCATGACGCCAGTAGGAAAGATCCTGCGCCGAGAGCTTCGGGATATCGCCTGA
- a CDS encoding alpha/beta hydrolase → MNHTAFWLDASDHSRLYINHWHPQLAPKAVVMLSHGMAEHSGRYARLGQALSAKGFALFAPDQRGHGETSAHGTLGHYADDQGWSKVVGDLASLNQYIRQKHPGVPIFLMGHSMGSYIAQAYLLHHSTSLQGAILSGSNFQPVALYRSASLLARIERWRQGGMGRSALIEWLAFGAFNKKFKPTRTTFDWLTRDFVEVDHYINDPLCGFRCTNQLWIDMLAGLQQISKPGNLAQIDPNLPLLIIGGECDPVSEGKRLKDLAHALSHAGHRMLQLNIYPQARHELLNETNRDEVTRDLLAWLDQALAYPRPPHVE, encoded by the coding sequence ATGAACCACACTGCTTTCTGGCTTGACGCCAGTGACCATAGCCGACTCTACATAAATCACTGGCATCCGCAGCTCGCTCCCAAAGCGGTGGTAATGTTGTCTCACGGCATGGCCGAGCACAGTGGCCGCTATGCGCGGTTGGGCCAAGCGTTGAGCGCCAAAGGTTTCGCACTCTTTGCGCCCGACCAGCGCGGCCATGGCGAAACGTCCGCCCACGGCACCTTGGGGCACTACGCCGATGACCAAGGTTGGAGCAAAGTGGTCGGCGATTTAGCGAGCCTGAACCAATACATTCGACAAAAACACCCTGGGGTGCCGATCTTCCTGATGGGCCACAGCATGGGCAGCTATATTGCTCAGGCTTATCTGCTGCACCACAGCACCAGCCTGCAGGGGGCAATTCTCAGTGGATCGAACTTTCAGCCGGTAGCGCTCTATCGCAGCGCCAGCCTGCTTGCTCGGATTGAGCGCTGGCGCCAAGGTGGTATGGGACGCAGCGCCCTGATTGAATGGTTGGCGTTTGGCGCATTTAATAAGAAATTCAAGCCCACGCGCACGACTTTTGATTGGCTGACCCGCGACTTCGTAGAAGTTGACCACTACATTAATGACCCGTTATGTGGCTTTCGCTGCACCAACCAGCTCTGGATCGACATGCTGGCGGGCCTCCAACAAATCAGTAAACCGGGAAATCTCGCGCAAATCGATCCCAACCTTCCGCTTCTTATAATAGGTGGCGAATGTGATCCGGTGAGCGAGGGCAAGCGTCTCAAAGACCTTGCGCACGCCTTGAGCCATGCGGGCCACCGTATGTTGCAGTTGAACATTTACCCACAGGCCCGCCATGAACTACTTAATGAAACCAACCGGGACGAAGTCACTCGTGATTTACTCGCATGGCTCGATCAAGCGCTGGCCTATCCTCGACCACCGCACGTTGAATAA
- a CDS encoding MaoC family dehydratase has product MTQVTNTPYEALEVGQTASFSKTVEERDIQLFAAMSGDHNPVHLDPEFAAQTMFKERIAHGMFSGALISAAVACELPGPGTIYIGQQMSFQKPVKIGDTLTVRLEILEKLPKFRVRIATRVFNQRDELVVDGEAEILAPRKQQTVTLPTLPAITIG; this is encoded by the coding sequence ATGACCCAAGTTACCAACACCCCTTACGAAGCGCTCGAAGTCGGCCAGACCGCCAGCTTTAGCAAAACCGTTGAGGAGCGCGACATCCAACTTTTTGCTGCCATGTCAGGCGATCACAACCCGGTGCATCTTGATCCTGAGTTTGCCGCGCAGACGATGTTCAAAGAGCGTATCGCCCATGGGATGTTCAGCGGAGCGTTGATCAGCGCTGCGGTGGCCTGCGAGTTGCCAGGACCGGGGACTATTTATATTGGCCAGCAAATGAGTTTTCAAAAGCCGGTGAAGATTGGTGACACACTCACCGTACGCCTGGAAATTCTGGAAAAACTGCCAAAGTTTCGTGTACGTATCGCGACTCGCGTATTCAACCAGCGTGATGAATTAGTGGTAGACGGCGAAGCCGAGATCCTTGCGCCCCGCAAGCAACAGACAGTCACACTACCGACGCTGCCAGCCATTACCATTGGTTGA
- the ccoM gene encoding cytochrome c oxidase subunit CcoM encodes MFLDNVVVAGVCTVGLMVLFFAGFGLFIWKDSKKRK; translated from the coding sequence ATGTTTCTCGATAATGTGGTTGTCGCGGGTGTCTGTACCGTCGGCTTGATGGTTCTGTTTTTCGCAGGGTTTGGACTATTTATCTGGAAGGATTCAAAAAAGCGTAAATAA
- a CDS encoding aspartate-semialdehyde dehydrogenase, producing the protein MLPPMLPLSVVPVTSQLDPVKQRPDIPPVVPVQPPSNESTIDLRNRDPEQSTLMLREEQRRRQEKRRQEPQNPQDHLAEPGDLLNADNTVPVVPLIDDEPRQGLWVDVEV; encoded by the coding sequence ATGCTGCCACCCATGCTTCCGCTGAGCGTCGTCCCCGTGACCTCGCAGCTCGATCCGGTCAAGCAACGGCCTGATATTCCACCTGTGGTCCCCGTGCAACCGCCATCCAACGAGAGCACCATTGATCTGCGCAATCGTGACCCTGAGCAAAGCACGCTGATGCTGCGTGAAGAGCAGCGGCGTCGCCAGGAAAAACGCCGCCAAGAGCCGCAAAATCCGCAGGACCACTTGGCCGAGCCGGGAGATTTGCTGAACGCTGATAACACGGTGCCGGTTGTACCGTTGATTGATGATGAACCGAGGCAGGGATTATGGGTGGACGTTGAGGTTTGA